From the genome of Erinaceus europaeus chromosome 1, mEriEur2.1, whole genome shotgun sequence:
gaggaggggaagatagaaagggggagagacacctgcaggcctgcttcacagcttgtgaagcaactccccttgcaggtgggtgttgttaaaattcgttggctctggccgggctggctagcttcacagcgggtaacagagacgcggagacaacggctgggcagggaagctgtatttctttattcaagaacaacgattcacaaactaagacaaactaatcaccaaacagaactcggctgtctctttgcggcagcacaagcactctctctcttactctggaactctggaactctggtactggggaaccctctgaaactcttccactgtggaactctctcttactctgtaaccctaaaactctcgaactcaggaactctcgtactcaggaaccctctgaaactctggcactctggaactctggcgggtttccttggggcagggccaagcgcccgcgaaattagcaggactgatccaattctcttgacgggggagggctagaacaaaccaatgtaaagcatacgacaggtggggagccggggttcgaacccagaccCTCACACTTCGCagtatgtgtgccaccacccagcccctcagctgTGTCTTCTCAACTGCTTGTTACTTTTTTATCTTTCCGAGACCCTCCTCCACGAGGTAACCGGGTCTGCTTGCTACCTCTCtcctaattgccaccagggttactgctggggatcGGCACCTGACCGCAAATCCACCTTCTTGgcggccattccccaccccacacccttcatttgctaagacagagaaattgagaggtggtcgagacagagggggagagacagacgcccacagacccgcttcaccgctagAGAAGCGTCCTCCCTGAAAGGcgaggacgggggcttgaacgcgAGTCCCTGCACTTGACCTGGGGCACACAGCCGCCCCGGCAAAGAGTTTGCAGGCAGGAcagtggaggtggggagcaggcctaGTCTTCCCGCCCACACGCACTCGAGCACGCCCACCCGAGCTATGTCCCCATGCCCCACTGAGGAGGTTCTCGGGCCTCCGATCCGGGCTGCATAGTATTCCTGGCACTGTGTCTGTACACGCACACCGGGCACCACTTCCCAAAGCCCTTTTCCACTCTCTCCGGTCCTGATGCAGTTGGGCGCAGAGCCCGCCGGTCTTCTTCCatcatttctcccctctgggggTCGGGACCCCATTACTTGGGGCGCAGAGGGCGGGACCCTGGTTATTGGGCGCACAAGCAGGACCCCGTTACTGGGCGCAGAGGGCGGGACCCCGATACTGGCGCAGAGGGCGGGACCCCGTGACTGGGCGCAGAAGGAGAGACCCCGATACTGGCGCAGAGGGCGGGACCCCGATACTGGGCGCAGAGGGCGGGACCCCGATACTGGCGCAGAGGGCGGGACCCCGATACTGGGCGCAGAGGGCGGGACCCCCGATACTGGCGCAGAGGGCGGGACCCCGATACTGGCGCAGAGGGCGGGACCCCGATACTGGGTGCAGAGGGCGGGACCCCGTGACTGGGCGCAGAGGGCGGGACCCCGTGACTGGCGCAGAGGGCGGGACCCCCGATACTGGGCGCAGAGGGCGGGACCCCGTGACTGGCGCAGAGGGCGGGACCCCGATACTGGGCGCAGAGGGCGGGACCCCGTGACTGGCGCAGAGGGCGGGACCCCGATACTGGCGCAGAGGGCGGGACCCCCGATACTGGGCGCAGAGGGCGGGACCCCGTGACTGGGCGCAGAGGGCGGGACCCCGATACTGGGCGGGCGCAGAGGGCGGGACCCCGATACTGGGCGCAGAGGGCGGGACCCCGATACTGGGCGGGCGCAGAGGGCGGGACCCCGATACTGGGCGCAGAGGGCGGGACCCCGTGACTGGCGCAGAGGGCGGGACCCCGATACTGGGCGCAGAGGGCGGGACCCCGTGACTGGGCGCAGAGGGCGGGACCCCGATACTGGCGCAGAGGGCGGGACCCCGTGACTGGCGCAGAGGGCGGGACCCCGATACTGGGCGCAGAGGGCGGGACCCCGATACTGGGCGGGCGCAGAGGGCGGGACCCCGATACTGGGCGCAGAGGGCGGGACCCCGTGACTGGCGCAGAGGGCGGGACCCCATACTGGCGCAGAGGGCGGGACCCCGATACTGGGCGCAGAGGGCGGGACCCCGATACTGGGCGCAGAGGGCGGGACCCCGATACTGGGTGCAGAGGGCGGGACCTCGATACTGGGCGCAGAGGGCGGGACCCCGTGACTGGGCGCAGAGGGCGGGACCCCGATACTGGCGCAGAGGGCGGGACCCCGTGACTGGGCGCAGAGGGCGGGACCCCGATACTGGGCGCAGAGGCCGGGACCCCGATACTGGGCGCAGAGGGCGGGACCCCGATACTGGGCGCAGAGGCCGGGACCCCGATACTGGCGCAGAGGCCGGGACCCCGTGACTGGGCGCAGAGGGCGGGACCCCGATACTGGGCGCAGAGGCCGGGACCCCGATACTGGCGCAGAGGGCGGGACCCCGTGACTGGGCGCAGAGGGCGGGACCCCGATACTGGGCGCAGAGGCCGGGACCCCGATACTGGGCGCAGAGGGCGGGACCCCGTGACTGGCGCAGAGGGCGGGACCCGATACTGGGCGGGCGCAGAGGGCGGGACCCCGTGACTGGCGCAGAAGTGGCTGTTCGCCCTAATGGCTCCGCTGGGACAAGCTGGGCTCCGCGCCGCCCGCAGCGCACTTGGGCTACTGCCCCTCCCTGAGCTGCTCCCGTCGCAGCCCCGgtcccccctcccctccgccCTCACCCCCAGTCCCTCCCCTTATCCCagtccctcccctcacccctgccgCCTCCCCCTTCATCCTCATCCCCAGCCgtctcccctcacccctgccGCTGGCCCCTGGCCGCCCTAACAGCAGCCCCTCCAGCAGGCAGTGCACCTGCGGGTCGGACGCATGCGCAGAGCAGGGAGCCAGCCGGCGGCACAGCTGCGGGCCGGGCGCATGCGCAGAGCAGGGAGCCAGCCGGCGGCACAGCTGCGGGCCCGGCGCATGCGCAGAGCAGGGCGCCAGCGGGCCTAGCCGGAAGTCCCGCCCACTCCCAGCGTTCAGTGCGGCGACGCGGCCGCTCGTTTGAATTTGAAGGCGGAAACATGGCGGGTGTGAGCGGCACCGGGGCGCAGTAGACGGAGCTTGCGGGCAGAGGCCGGCGGGAGCTGCGTGCGGCAGGTGGGCGGCTCGGGGCGCAGGTGGGCGGCTCGGGGCGGCGGGGCGCGCTTACCCGGGTTCGTCCGTCTACACTGCGGGAGCTCCCGGTTTGTCCGTCTACACTGCGGGAGCTCCCGGTTTGTCCGTCTACACTGTCGGCAGCTCCGGCCCCGTCCGTCTACACTGTCGGGATATCCGGGCCGTCTGTCCACACTATCGGCAGCTCCGGGCCTGTCTGTCCACACTATCGGCAGCTCCAGGCCGTCTGTCTACACTGTCGGCAGCTCCAGGCCGTCTGTCTACACTGTCGGCAGCTCCGGGCCTGTCTGTCTACACTGTCGGCAGCTCCGGGCCTGTCTGTCTACACTGTCGGCAGCTCCGGGCCTGTCTGTCTACACTGTCGGCAGCTCCGGGCCGTCTGTCTACACTGTCGGCAGCTCCGGGCCTGTCTGTCTACACTGTCGGCAGCTCCGGGCCTGTCTGTCTACACTGTCGGCAGCTCCGGGCCTGTCTGTCTACACTGTCGGCAGCTCCGGGCCGTCTGTCTACACTGTCGGCAGCTCCGGGCCGTCTGTCTACACTGTCGGCAGCTCCGGGCCGTCTGTCTACACTGTCGGCAGCTCCAGGCCTGTCCGTCTACACTATCGGCAGCTCCGGGCCGTCTGTCTACACTGTCGGCAGCTCCGGGCCGTCCGTCTACACTATCGGCAGCTCCGGGCCTGTCTGTCTACACTGTCGGCAGCTCCGGGCCGTCTGTCTACACTGTCGGCAGCTCCGGGCCGTCTGTCTACACTGTCGGCAGCTCCGGGCCTGTCTGTCTACACTGTCGGCAGCTCCGGGCCTGTCTGTCTACACTGTCGGCAGCTCCGGGCCGTCTGTCTACACTGTCGGCAGCTCCGGGCCGTCTGTCTACACTGTCGGCAGCTCCGGGCCTGTCTGTCTACACTGTCGGCAGCTCCGGGCCGTCTGTCTACACTGTCGGCAGCTCCGGGCCGTCTGTCTACACTGTCGGCAGCTCCGGGCCGTCTGTCTACACTGTCGGCAGCTCCGGGCCGTCTGTCTACACTGTCGGCAGCTCCGGGCCGTCTGTCTACACTGTCGGCAGCTCCGGGCCTGTCTGTCTACACTGTCGGCAGCTCCGGGCCTGTCTGTCTACACTGTCGGCAGCTCCGGGCCGTCTGTCTACACTGTCGGCAGCTCCGGGCCGTCTGTCTACACT
Proteins encoded in this window:
- the LOC132542423 gene encoding uncharacterized protein LOC132542423, which produces MRRARSCAAGWLPALRMRPARSCAAGWLPALRMRPTRSIGSRPLRQSRGPALCAQYRGPGLCAQYRGPALCAQSRGPALCASIGVPASAPSIGVPPSAPSHGVPASAPVSGSRPLRPVSGSRPLRPVSGSRPLRPVSGSRPLRPVTGSRPLRQYRGPALCAQSRGPALCAQYRGPALCTQYRGPALCAQYRGPALCAQYRGPALCASMGSRPLRQSRGPALCAQYRGPALCARPVSGSRPLRPVSGSRPLRQSRGPALCASIGVPPSAPSHGVPPSAPSIGVPPSAPVTGSRPLRPVSGSRPLRPPSIGVPPSAPSIGVPPSAPAQYRGPALCAQSRGPALCAQYRGSRPLRQYRGPALCASHGVPPSAPSIGVPPSAPVTGSRPLRPVSGVPPSAPVTGSRPLRPVTGSRPLHPVSGSRPLRQYRGPALCASIGGPALCAQYRGPALCASIGVPPSAPSIGVPPSAPVSGSLLLRPVTGSRPLRQYRGPALCAQ